One Phocoena sinus isolate mPhoSin1 chromosome 14, mPhoSin1.pri, whole genome shotgun sequence genomic region harbors:
- the CLDN5 gene encoding claudin-5, with translation MGSAALEILGLVLCLVGWVGLILACGLPMWQVTAFLDHNIVTAQTTWKGLWMSCVVQSTGHMQCKVYDSVLALSTEVQAARALTVGAVLLALVALFVTLAGAQCTTCVAPGPGKARVALTGGALYALCGLLALVPLCWFANIVVREFYDPTVPMSQKYELGAALYIGWAASALLMCGGGLVCCGAWVCAGRPDFGFPVKYSAPRRPTASGDYDKKNYV, from the coding sequence ATGGGGTCGGCGGCGCTGGAGATTCTCGGCCTGGTGTTGTGCCTGGTGGGCTGGGTGGGCCTGATCCTGGCGTGCGGGCTGCCCATGTGGCAGGTGACCGCTTTCCTGGACCACAACATCGTGACGGCGCAGACCACCTGGAAGGGGCTGTGGATGTCGTGCGTGGTGCAGAGCACAGGGCACATGCAGTGCAAGGTGTACGACTCGGTGCTGGCGCTGAGCACAGAGGTGCAGGCGGCGCGGGCGCTCACCGTGGGCGCCGTGCTCCTGGCGCTTGTCGCGCTCTTCGTGACCCTGGCGGGCGCGCAGTGCACCACCTGCGTGGCCCCCGGCCCGGGTAAGGCACGCGTGGCCCTCACGGGCGGCGCGCTTTACGCGCTCTGCGGGCTGCTGGCACTCGTGCCGCTCTGCTGGTTCGCCAACATCGTGGTCCGGGAGTTCTACGACCCGACCGTGCCCATGTCGCAGAAGTACGAGCTGGGCGCCGCGCTTTACATCGGCTGGGCCGCCTCGGCGCTGCTCATGTGCGGCGGCGGCCTCGTGTGCTGCGGCGCCTGGGTCTGCGCCGGCCGCCCCGACTTCGGCTTCCCGGTCAAGTACTCGGCGCCGCGGCGGCCTACGGCCAGCGGCGACTACGACAAGAAGAACTATGTTTGA